A single Atopobiaceae bacterium DNA region contains:
- a CDS encoding MFS transporter, which produces MPRLLLPIIYLAFVALGLPDSLLGSAWPAMHVSLGTALESQGLISMLIAGCTIVSSLATDHLQRAFGTGRLTAASVGLTAVALAGLSTTTSLWQVCLWAVPYGLGAGAVDASLNGYVALHYQASHMSWLHCSWGIGASLGPMVMGACLARMAGWQAGYLTIGAVQAVLAGLLVVTLPLWKAAEAAREQPGGEGVDAPQGIASRTTEKDGSPTGPQTRQTRSQLLKAPGTWQVMAGFLCYTALEAGCGLWGATYVVQAQGADTATAASLVSLFYVGITLGRLVSGFLTLRLDATSLLHLGQALAAMGVLLLMLGSGVAMMGVALFLIGLGCAPIYPTLLQQTPARFGSTGSQSMMGLQMACAYAGTTLFPPLAGLLLGAGATWAYPTSLLTVTFLMALCVTWGDHLIDKDRHGRTATDDKESSC; this is translated from the coding sequence ATGCCGCGTCTGCTTCTCCCCATCATCTACCTCGCCTTCGTGGCCCTCGGGCTCCCCGACTCCCTCCTGGGGTCAGCCTGGCCGGCCATGCACGTGTCCTTGGGAACGGCCCTCGAGAGCCAGGGACTCATCTCGATGCTCATCGCAGGCTGCACCATCGTGTCCAGCCTCGCCACCGACCACCTCCAACGCGCGTTCGGGACGGGCCGGCTCACCGCGGCGTCGGTCGGCCTCACCGCCGTGGCGCTCGCAGGCCTCTCGACCACCACGAGCCTCTGGCAGGTCTGCCTCTGGGCGGTGCCCTATGGCCTAGGGGCGGGCGCGGTCGACGCCTCCCTCAACGGCTACGTGGCCCTGCACTACCAGGCAAGCCATATGAGCTGGCTGCACTGCAGCTGGGGCATCGGCGCGAGCCTGGGACCGATGGTCATGGGGGCATGCCTGGCCAGGATGGCCGGCTGGCAGGCGGGATACCTCACGATCGGCGCGGTCCAGGCCGTCCTTGCAGGCCTGCTCGTGGTGACCCTGCCGCTCTGGAAGGCCGCGGAGGCCGCGCGCGAGCAGCCGGGTGGGGAGGGCGTCGACGCGCCGCAGGGCATTGCCTCACGGACCACCGAGAAGGACGGCTCCCCCACAGGGCCACAGACACGTCAGACACGCTCGCAGCTGCTCAAGGCACCTGGTACCTGGCAGGTCATGGCCGGGTTCCTCTGCTACACCGCCCTCGAGGCCGGATGCGGCCTCTGGGGTGCCACCTACGTCGTGCAGGCACAGGGGGCCGACACGGCCACCGCGGCATCGCTCGTCTCCCTCTTCTACGTGGGAATCACCCTGGGACGCCTCGTGTCAGGGTTCCTGACCCTCCGCCTCGACGCCACCTCGCTCCTGCACCTCGGCCAGGCGCTCGCAGCCATGGGTGTCCTTCTCCTCATGCTGGGCTCGGGCGTCGCCATGATGGGTGTGGCGCTGTTCCTCATAGGCCTGGGATGCGCGCCCATCTATCCCACGCTGCTCCAGCAGACGCCTGCCCGCTTCGGCAGCACCGGCTCGCAGTCGATGATGGGCCTCCAGATGGCCTGCGCCTACGCGGGCACGACCCTCTTCCCGCCGCTCGCGGGCCTTCTCCTGGGAGCGGGTGCCACCTGGGCCTACCCCACCTCCCTCCTCACCGTGACGTTCCTGATGGCACTCTGCGTGACCTGGGGTGACCATCTGATCGACAAGGATAGGCATGGCCGAACGGCCACAGACGACAAGGAGTCCTCATGCTAG
- a CDS encoding AraC family transcriptional regulator yields MALIKPSELALDGEGHELMPHGTDDFPCLGYDEEHDDTPAGELPWHWHNDFEANLVIEGNLRMRVPGTSVLLGAGDACFVNASVPHEAAGAPHARLYGLVFSPLLICGTYDSVFARRYVMPLVRRSDLPVALLSHDDPGDASALGLMRQAVEALDAEVPGYEVAVREALSWLVCDILARVAAPSARREAIDVGSTRVRVMCDFVEEHYAERIGVGDIARAGGVGERECLRAFRASLATSPSVYLRQCRMRRAADLLVHEPGMSVAEVAHEVGVSGSSSLAQLFRKDYRCSPHEYRTRARGLA; encoded by the coding sequence ATGGCGCTCATCAAGCCGTCCGAGCTGGCCCTCGACGGGGAGGGACACGAGCTCATGCCCCACGGCACGGACGACTTCCCGTGTCTGGGCTACGACGAGGAACACGATGACACGCCGGCGGGAGAGCTTCCCTGGCATTGGCATAACGACTTCGAGGCCAACCTTGTCATCGAGGGGAACCTGCGCATGCGCGTGCCGGGTACCTCCGTGCTCCTCGGCGCAGGCGACGCCTGCTTCGTCAACGCGAGCGTGCCCCACGAGGCGGCTGGCGCGCCGCATGCGCGCCTCTACGGTCTCGTCTTCAGTCCCCTGCTCATATGTGGCACGTACGACTCGGTCTTCGCCAGGCGTTATGTCATGCCCCTGGTGCGGAGGTCCGACCTCCCGGTCGCGCTCCTCTCCCATGACGATCCAGGTGATGCCAGCGCGTTGGGGCTCATGAGGCAGGCCGTCGAGGCGCTGGATGCCGAGGTCCCGGGATATGAGGTCGCGGTCCGCGAGGCCCTCTCCTGGCTCGTGTGCGACATCCTCGCCCGTGTGGCCGCGCCATCGGCACGACGGGAGGCGATCGACGTCGGCTCGACCCGGGTCCGGGTCATGTGCGACTTCGTGGAGGAACACTATGCCGAGCGGATTGGCGTGGGCGACATCGCCCGGGCCGGGGGCGTCGGGGAGCGGGAGTGCCTCAGGGCCTTCCGTGCCTCGCTCGCGACGTCGCCCTCCGTCTATCTGAGGCAGTGCCGCATGAGACGGGCCGCCGACCTCCTTGTTCACGAACCGGGGATGAGCGTCGCCGAGGTCGCCCATGAGGTGGGCGTGTCGGGCTCGTCGAGCCTGGCCCAGCTCTTCCGCAAGGACTACCGCTGCAGCCCGCACGAGTACCGGACTCGTGCGAGAGGCCTCGCATAG